The Bdellovibrionales bacterium genome segment ATACCCTTGCTCGTTGCCAGCCACAAAATAAAAGAGGTTGTGTGGAAGAAATATGGTATTTCTGTTCAGGTCACTCCTTTCGCTGATCAGCGTGGTCATCTAAAAATTGAACTCGCTGCCGAAATTTCAAATCCAGACTCGAGTTTCTCAAGCGATGGCCTTCCGGCATTCAAAACACACCGAATTCGCTCTCAATTCAATCTTCTGGAAGCACAAACAATCACCATCAGTGGCTTGCTGAGAGAAGAACAGAGTCACAGTCGTTCGAGTCTACCCGGACTCGGAAATATTCCAATCCTTGGTCCTTTGTTTTCAAGTCGGAACTTTTTAGAAAATCGAACGGAACTCGTTATCCTCGTCACTCCCAATCTCATTCAAGCATCCTCAGAATCCGCTCAATCAAATTCAGA includes the following:
- a CDS encoding type II and III secretion system protein, which translates into the protein MIRIKIIVAEVSQNIARTMGISWPGAYQAKVVPKPKLNEDWEIELKALESKGKGKVLASPTLLSRSGESAEFLAGGEIPLLVASHKIKEVVWKKYGISVQVTPFADQRGHLKIELAAEISNPDSSFSSDGLPAFKTHRIRSQFNLLEAQTITISGLLREEQSHSRSSLPGLGNIPILGPLFSSRNFLENRTELVILVTPNLIQASSESAQSNSENLLHDDER